The Methanobacteriaceae archaeon DNA window ATTTTATATTACTGAGTATATATTTAATTTTTTAAAAAAGAATCTGAATAACAAAGATCTTTTAATTAATTTTTATTAATATTGAATATTAAAAATTTAGGAGCCCTTCCAAAGTGTTCATCAATCAATAATCCATTTTCACTTGCTATTGCTACTTTAAATGAAATATTATCGCATTTATTTTTTGTTTTAGTAAATTTAATTAATTTCATGATTAATTGATAAGACCAAAATATAACAATTGTTATATAAATAATGAAATTTAAAGTTATGCACAAAATATTATAAAATTTATGACTTTGTACTATAGAAAATTTAAAAAACAAAAATTGAAAATTACTATGGCTTAAAATAAATACAATGCCCAGGTTTTCCTGGGCCTCTAGGATGTCTACAATATAAATTAATTGATTTTTGCTCATCAACAATTATTTCGCACTTAAATCTGCATTTATAACAATTTTCACTGGAAGAAATAATATTGAATTCCTGAACATCAAAGATTTTAGTGCTTTCCATTTAATCACCATAAAATAAATATTCTGTTATTCTGATAGATTTGACAGATAAAAGTTTTTATTTAATATTTGAATAAGTTTAACATTGCATAGTTATATATTAACTTTATGAATACCCATAATATTAGTATAGATAAAAAAAGGTTATAAAATGGTAGGAATCATGCAAAACCTCGTTTATGGATTGGCCGTTAGAGCATTGTTAAGTGATGATGACGGGAAAATTTTGATTATTAAACGATCTACAGATTCAAAAACAAATCCTGGAAAATGGGAATTTCCAGGAGGTAAAGTAGATCCAGAGGAATCTTTTGATCAGGCACTGTTAAGAGAAGTATATGAGGAAACTAATTTAAAAATTGGCCTTGATCATGTAGTTGGTGTCTCAGAACAAAATTTGCTTGTTATAAGGGCCGTTCATATAATTATGTCCGGAAATATAATGAGTGGAGAACTTAAGTTAAGTGATGAACATGAAGGTTATGCTTGGGTATTCTTTGAAGATTTAATAGAATATGAATTAGCAGACTGGCTTGAACACTTTGTAAATAGCCAATACCAAATTATCAAAGGCAAAGAAGAACTTGATGAAAAAAAAGAACCAGAAAATATGATTAAACCTTGGTTGAAATCAATAAAAAGCTCTTTTGATTCAGTTAAAACTAAAAAATGACTAATTTTCTATTTGATTTTAAAAATAGTCGAAAAATTAATTTATTTTATTATTATTATTATTATTATTATGGTTAAATCAAAATATTTATATCTATATATAACAATTGTTATAATAAATCATTGTTTCTAGCTCTTTTCGGAAGTTAAATACTATTCAAAAACATAATATTAATATGAATTTTTAATTACAAAATAGGGGAGATTCTATGAGTAACTTAAAAGTAGATGTTAAAGGGGAAACATGTCCCATACCTCTAGTTGAGACCAGAAAAGCATTAAGAACAGCTTCACCAGGAGAAATTGTAGAAATAACTGGAACCCATCCCGCTTCCAAAAAAGAAATACCAATGGCTGTAGAAGCCCTAGGCATGGAATTGATGAGTGTGGAAGAAACTGATGGGATCTGGAAAATAAAAATCAAAAGGTGATTTTATGAGTCAAAAAGCAACAATAGTAGTCCATAGTGGAGATATGGATAAGATATATAGTGCTTTGATTATTGCCAATGGTGCTCTTTCCATGGGGATGGAAGCTTCGCTTTATTTCACTTTTTGGGGCTTAGAGCGCCTTAAAAAAGGAGGTCTCGAAAAAGGACCATTGTCTAAAATGCATTTTTTAGGCCTGGGTAAATGGATGATTAAAAGCCGAATGAAAAAAGCCAATGTGGCATCATTAGAACGGCTAATATCAGATTACAAAGATCTTGGTGGAAAAATAATTGCTTGTGAAATGACCATGGAAATAATGGGTATTGAAAAAGAAGGTCTTCAGCAGGACTTAATTGATGAATATGGTGCAGTAGGTACTTATATCCAAGAAGCCAGAGACTCGGAAATAACACTTTTCATATGAAATTAGACTATTAAATGACTTTTTTAAGTAAAAAACGACACTTAATAAAATATTTATAAATTCAAATAATTTCCGGTTTTAAATCAGGTGAAAAGATGTTAAAAAATTATACATATCTAGATAATGCTTCAATGACCCGCCTCGATGAAAGAGTATTGGAAGAGATGCAAAAATGCTTTTTTGAAAATTATGCTATTCCTACATCTGAATCAGGATATTCAATGGGAATTGAATCACGGGAAATACTTGATAATAGTCGAAAAATCATTGCAGACACATTAGGGGCTTCTAAAGAAGAAATAATCTTTACTTCTGGAAATACTGAATCCAGTAATATTGCTTTAAAAGGAACTTTGATGGCCTGGACTCAAAGAAAAAAACGTGAAAATGAAAACAATTTAGACAAAGAAGACGAAATAAAAAATCATGTCATTACATCATCAATAGAAGATTTTTCAGTTCTTAACACAGCTAAATCCCTGGAAAAACTAGGTTTCCAAGTTAAATTTCTTGATGTCGATCCAGATGGTTTTATTGATCCAGAAGATCTAAAAAATTCAATTACCAACGAGACCATAATAGTATCTATTCAACATGCTAATCAGGAAATAGGTACTTTACAAGATTTAGAAACCATTGGAAAAATTTGTAAAGAAAAAGGAGTTCTTTTCCATACTGATGCAACTCATTCATTTACCAAACTTCCCCTTAATGTAAATAAAATCCCTGCAGATCTTATTTCGATTTCAGCCCATACTATTCATGGCCCTGCAGGAATTGGTGCATTATATATACGTAAAGGCACTCCGCTATTAAAATGGATGGATGGTGGTTTTCAAGAATTTAATCTACGAGGAGGGACAGAAAATATTTCTGGAGCCGTGGGATTTGCTAAAGCAATCCAATTAGTAAAAAAAGACGAAAATCAACGTTTATTAAATATGAGAGATCATTTAATAGATAGAATATTAAATGAAGTTCCAAAAACTATTTTAAATGGACATCCCACAAATAGAACACCTCAAAATGTAAATATAACCTTTGAGTATGTTGAAGGCGAATCTATAACATTACATCTGGACATGAGGGGATTTGCCGTCAGTACTGGTTCTGCTTGTTTTAGTAGGTCTTTAGACCCGAGTCATGTGATTTTAGGAATTGGGGGAAATCCTGAAAGAGCACATGGGTCTGTAAGGTTAACTTTAGGCCGATTCAATACAATGGAAGAAATTGATGCTGTTGCTGATGCATTGGCACAAGTAGTTGAGAATTTAAGGAAAATTAGTCCATTAGGCATGAAATAAATATTTTTAAAAATTTTAATGCCCAAAAAAATTAATAAATAATTCTATACTTAAACCATTATTTTTTTTCTAAATATCAAAAAATATAAATACTAATTTTATTTGCATTTAATTATGGAGAAAATAGTACTCGGACTCCCCAAAGGGAGCTTAAACAATGTAAACAGGGGAAATACTTATCAATTATTTGTGGATGCTGGATACGAAGTTAGAGGATATGAACCTGGTAAAGAAGAAAACGAAATGGACATTACCAATGATTCTGAAATAAAATCTTACTTAACTCGTCCTCAAAGTGCCCCCGTGGAATTAAACAGAGGAATGCTGGATATATCAATCATTGGTGAAGATTGGGTGCGTGAAGAATCGGTAAATGTTGAAGAGAATCTAATAACAAAAATTGGAGATCTTGATTATGGTCAAACAAAATTAATAGTTGCCTTACCAAATGAAGCCCCATATGATTCCCTTACAGAGTTTTTCCAGGCCAATTCAGATAAAAAAACACCCATTTTATGTTTTACAGAATATCCCAACCTTACCAAACAGTTTTTCATGGAAAATGAAGGTTACCAACAAATTTTTGGAGAAAAAACTCCCCTGGTCCAAATAAGAGGTTTGTGGGATGGGGAAAATGACATGGTGCAAATAATAAATTCCGATGGGGCCACAGAAGTTTATATTGCAAAAGGAGCAGATTTAATTATAGATAATACTCAAACCGGGAGCAGTTTGAGAAAAGCTGGCCTAAAAATTATTGACACTATAATGGAATCAAGTGCTGGTCTTTATGCTGGCCCTACTTGTACTGGACAGAAGTTAGAAAAGGCCCATATGATATTTGACCAATTATTTGGTGCAATTAAAGCTAGAAAATATTTTGATGTGAAATTTAACATAGCTAATCACAGAGTAGAGGATACTAAGTCATTTCTTGTCTCTAATGATTACTGTTCTGATGAACCTACCATAACCAAAGGTAGTAATTTCTCCCAATTTAATGTTCTAATTACAAAAAATAAATTTCCAGAGATGTTAAAAGAGATTAAAATTCTTGGTGCATCTGCTATTGTAAGAGAAAACGTAAAACAATATGTTAAATAATTAAATGATATTAAATATCTTTAATTTTTAATAAAAAGTCAATATTAATTATTTAACATTAATAATTATAATATATACATTAATTAAAATTACATTTTTATTTTATTGTTGCATATTCATTTTCCAATATATTTTATTAGTCAAAAAATACTAAAAATTGTTGAAAATTTAAAATAAGGTTTAACCTTTGATTTTATGAAAAAGCTTATAAAGCCTGAAAAAAATAATATTTATAGTGATTACAATGTATAATCTAAAGACCAAAAAAGTGGCTTTGTCATTTTTATTAATTTTAGGATGCTGTTTCATATTCTCAAATACGGCCAGTGCCGTGGATGTGTTCCTTACCTCAGATTGTATTTCAGGTAATAGTACAAAAGATGTTTCTAATCTTCATTCCGTTGAAGGATATATTGAAAACGGTAGTTTAAAAGATAAAGTAAATGTTACAGTAGATCCTAATGCTCCCCATCCGGGAGAAGGTGAGAGAGCCATATATTCAACCAAATCAAATGGTGTCGCAGTCTACATGGCCGCCAGTTGTCCTGGAACCATGAAAACAGTTGCCAAATTAGCTTCAACAAGTAACAAAGGAGTTATTTTTGTCAATACTGGACAGTTAAATTTAAAATCTACGTCTATAATTAGAAGGGCTTGGGATGATAATTTTTCAAATATGTATTTTGCAGGAATTAAAACCCCATATATATTCTTAAGAAATGCTGGAGTTTTTGTTATACAACCGAATATTGACTGTGCCGGCAAATCACAGGATTATAAAAACCGATACATTGCCAATGTAATAACTAGCATAATAACCAATCATCCTACCAGTCTTACTAGCAGCTCAGGACGTTATTATAACACAGCACTTATAGCAACGCATAAAATTTCCCCCGCAACCATGGCTAGTGTCGCAAATGGAATATACACCTCAAACAAAAATAAAAAAGCTTTAAGCAAAAGTTATAGTGGTTATCGTTTAGTGACCTTCCTGTTAATGGCCACCGATTACATGAATGGTCCAATTAATAAGCCGATCTCATATAGAGAAGCCGCTAATTCCCATGTAAAAAGTACTTATAAGGGATACATAAGCAGGCAGGATTACCGAAATATTGCAGCATCAACTAATAAATACATTAGAAAATACAAACGCGCGCCTAATTACGTGAATTTCAAAGGAAAAATCATTGGTTACAAAGATCTTTTGTTGATGTATGCTATTTTAACAAAAAACCACACCAGTAAATCTGGAATGACTTTGGCAAGTAGCTACAAATTCCAAAAGGTTTACAGATACTAAAAAAGGATTAGAACTTATATCAACTTATAAGTTCTATTTTCATTCATTTTATGGCTTAGTATTTAATTAATTAATTTTATTTTAGTTTATTTTAAAACAGATATAAAATATTTAATCTATTAATTTTAAATTTATTTTTTGCCAACAGAAGCAATATAAATAGTGAATTCCTCTTTTCCATCAATTTTAAGAAGATCATCCATATATTCCTGATCATAGGCAGCAATGGCACAGGTCCCAGCATCTATGACTTCACAAGACAAATAAAGATTCTGGCCAACATGACCTGCATCCAGGGCAATTACTTTATGAGCCGCCAATCCATATCTCCATTCCATCCGGTATGGGATAGCAGTCCATATAAAAGTTAAAGCACCTTCTCCAGCAAAATTTTGATTGAATGTACCTTTAATAATCTTTTGTTTCAAATTTTCTTCTGGAAATTCCATCATAAGTTGATGGGTAAGAGGCATATATCTGTAAATACCTTTTTCGAGTTCGTCAACATTAAATATTGCTAGATACGTTTCCAGGGCGTGTCTGCAACCAGCTGAAGGCACATTACGAAAAACATTAGATCCCGCGGCAAATTTAGCTCCCTGGGTGGCCCAGAGAAGAAATGACAATTCTTCTAGCAATAAAGGCTCGTTTTTATACTTACGTCGACTATTACGATTTTTTATAGCATTAATTATGTTATGATCGTATTTTTCATTCCAATCAAGAAATGGTAAGTTTATTTTCTCAGAAGCAGATTTATGTGGTTTTTCCACTGGTGGGGCAGCTATTCCCTGACTCTGATCAGTTTTAGAAAAATCTATGGTTTTTCGTATGCTGTCTTTAAGAAAATATCTCCTTTCTTCTAATAGTTCATGGTAATTTTTATTATCATTTTCCATATACAAGTCCCCCATTATAACAATCACCAAAAATATTTTATCTACTTAAGAACGTCTTTCCAGTTCAAATTCAGGTTTTCCAATGACTACCAGCCCCAAATATCCATTTACCGTGACCAGATCACCATCATTAATTAGTTCCGTAGCTTTGCTGATCCCATTTACGGCAGGAATTCCCATCTCCCGGGCTATTATTGAGCTGTGAACCAGCATTCCCCCTCTTCGTTCAACAATACCCGATGCTAAAGAAACTAAAAAGGTCATTTGTGGCTGAATAGCATCACATACTAAAATTTCCCCTGATTTTAACTTGTAGAAATCATC harbors:
- a CDS encoding NUDIX domain-containing protein translates to MVGIMQNLVYGLAVRALLSDDDGKILIIKRSTDSKTNPGKWEFPGGKVDPEESFDQALLREVYEETNLKIGLDHVVGVSEQNLLVIRAVHIIMSGNIMSGELKLSDEHEGYAWVFFEDLIEYELADWLEHFVNSQYQIIKGKEELDEKKEPENMIKPWLKSIKSSFDSVKTKK
- a CDS encoding sulfurtransferase TusA family protein is translated as MSNLKVDVKGETCPIPLVETRKALRTASPGEIVEITGTHPASKKEIPMAVEALGMELMSVEETDGIWKIKIKR
- a CDS encoding DsrE/DsrF/DrsH-like family protein; protein product: MSQKATIVVHSGDMDKIYSALIIANGALSMGMEASLYFTFWGLERLKKGGLEKGPLSKMHFLGLGKWMIKSRMKKANVASLERLISDYKDLGGKIIACEMTMEIMGIEKEGLQQDLIDEYGAVGTYIQEARDSEITLFI
- a CDS encoding cysteine desulfurase family protein, translated to MLKNYTYLDNASMTRLDERVLEEMQKCFFENYAIPTSESGYSMGIESREILDNSRKIIADTLGASKEEIIFTSGNTESSNIALKGTLMAWTQRKKRENENNLDKEDEIKNHVITSSIEDFSVLNTAKSLEKLGFQVKFLDVDPDGFIDPEDLKNSITNETIIVSIQHANQEIGTLQDLETIGKICKEKGVLFHTDATHSFTKLPLNVNKIPADLISISAHTIHGPAGIGALYIRKGTPLLKWMDGGFQEFNLRGGTENISGAVGFAKAIQLVKKDENQRLLNMRDHLIDRILNEVPKTILNGHPTNRTPQNVNITFEYVEGESITLHLDMRGFAVSTGSACFSRSLDPSHVILGIGGNPERAHGSVRLTLGRFNTMEEIDAVADALAQVVENLRKISPLGMK
- a CDS encoding ATP phosphoribosyltransferase, with translation MEKIVLGLPKGSLNNVNRGNTYQLFVDAGYEVRGYEPGKEENEMDITNDSEIKSYLTRPQSAPVELNRGMLDISIIGEDWVREESVNVEENLITKIGDLDYGQTKLIVALPNEAPYDSLTEFFQANSDKKTPILCFTEYPNLTKQFFMENEGYQQIFGEKTPLVQIRGLWDGENDMVQIINSDGATEVYIAKGADLIIDNTQTGSSLRKAGLKIIDTIMESSAGLYAGPTCTGQKLEKAHMIFDQLFGAIKARKYFDVKFNIANHRVEDTKSFLVSNDYCSDEPTITKGSNFSQFNVLITKNKFPEMLKEIKILGASAIVRENVKQYVK
- a CDS encoding pseudomurein-binding repeat-containing protein — protein: MYNLKTKKVALSFLLILGCCFIFSNTASAVDVFLTSDCISGNSTKDVSNLHSVEGYIENGSLKDKVNVTVDPNAPHPGEGERAIYSTKSNGVAVYMAASCPGTMKTVAKLASTSNKGVIFVNTGQLNLKSTSIIRRAWDDNFSNMYFAGIKTPYIFLRNAGVFVIQPNIDCAGKSQDYKNRYIANVITSIITNHPTSLTSSSGRYYNTALIATHKISPATMASVANGIYTSNKNKKALSKSYSGYRLVTFLLMATDYMNGPINKPISYREAANSHVKSTYKGYISRQDYRNIAASTNKYIRKYKRAPNYVNFKGKIIGYKDLLLMYAILTKNHTSKSGMTLASSYKFQKVYRY
- a CDS encoding SagB/ThcOx family dehydrogenase is translated as MENDNKNYHELLEERRYFLKDSIRKTIDFSKTDQSQGIAAPPVEKPHKSASEKINLPFLDWNEKYDHNIINAIKNRNSRRKYKNEPLLLEELSFLLWATQGAKFAAGSNVFRNVPSAGCRHALETYLAIFNVDELEKGIYRYMPLTHQLMMEFPEENLKQKIIKGTFNQNFAGEGALTFIWTAIPYRMEWRYGLAAHKVIALDAGHVGQNLYLSCEVIDAGTCAIAAYDQEYMDDLLKIDGKEEFTIYIASVGKK